The region ATAAAAGCTTTCAGGAAAGAGGTTGTAGAAGGAATGGCCTTGCGCAAGGACTGGCACAGATACCTTGTCGTTCTTGCTGCAAATGAAGGATGGCGAATTGGTGAAGTGGATGTTACTTTAACGCCGAGAAGGTTCGGTAAATCCAAATTCGGCTTCTGGCGCATACCTATAGGCGTACTTGATATGATCTCGGTGGCTTTCTTGCTAAGGTATTCTCGTAAACCCATGCTTCTCTTCGGAACGCTCGGGGGGGCAAGCTTATTTTCGGGAGTTATTGCAGGAATCGTTGCTATCTTCCTGAGAGTCTTCGGTACTGGGTTCAGACCACTGCTTTATCTTGTAATTTTGTTGATCCTGGTAGGGCTTCTGCTTATCGTTGCAGGCTTTATTGCAGAGCAAGTTGCGCAACTTAGAGCTGAATTTGATCTCCTGAAGCGCAGTCGGCACTGATAGATGCGGGTTCTTTTCCTGACCCACAATTACCCGAGATTCAAAGGCGATCAAGCGGGCACTTTTATTGAGGAGTTAGCCTTGGCTCTGCCGGATGATTGTAAAGTATTAGTATTGTGCCCTCATGCGAAGGGTTTGAGGATTAAAGAAAAGAGGGGAAAAGTAACGATTTATCGTTTCAGATATGCTGCGGAGAGGAAGGAAACGCTTGCCTATGAAGGAAAGATGCTTGCGTCGCTCCGCCAGGGGATAAAAGGAATAATTGAATTGTTTATCTTCACTTTCTCCTTTGTAAAATCCATACGCAAGCTGATTGTTAGCGAAAACATAGATATCATCCACGCCCACTGGCTGATGCCTGCAGGAATTGCAGCAAGACTTGCCCTTTCATCGTGGCATATACCATTGCTCTTAAGTGTTCATGGAACTGATGTTATGTTACTGAAGAACCTAATATTCGGTCGAGCACTCTCGCGATGGGTGCTGTCGCGCATTAGACTCTTGATGCCTGTTTCACGCTTCCTTGGTGATACTCTTGAGAAGATAAGTGGTGTAAAAAAGCAGAAAGAGCTCCTGCCGATGCCCGCATCCAAGAATTTCCTTGCCCGGCCGAAGAGGAGACTCGCCAAAAGGATTGTGGCCATTGGCAATCTGGTCAAACAAAAAAGATTTGATGTTCTGATTGACGCCTTGGGGGTTCTCGCAGAAGTAGGAATAAAGCTCGATCTTGCGATTGTCGGCGACGGGCCTGAAAGAAAATCTCTGGAAGACCTGTGCCTGGAAAAGAATATCAACACTATATTCGTTGGAAGACAGCCACATCATAAGATACCTGAAATATTGAAGGATGCAGGTATATTGGTCCTGCCTTCGGTAGATGAAGGATTCGGCTTGGCTCTTGTTGAAGGTCAGCTTGCAGGCCTTGCAGTAATTGGCGCCGATGCCGGCGGGCAGCGCGATATAATAGAAGACGGGAAAACCGGTATACTTGTGAAACCGGATGACGTTCATTCGCTGGCCAAAGCCATTGCCGATCTCCTTTCTGATGAGCGGAAGACGTTGAAAATGGCAGCTTTAGGCCAGGCCAATGCAAAACGCTTTCTTGCCGGGTACGCGGCAACCCGCCTTTCAGATATATATAAGAGGGTGCTTTCTTGAATGACGAGATGAAGCCTGATAAAAAGCCCCAACCTAAGACAAAGACATGGAAAAAGGTTCTGAGATGGACTATACAAATAGCAATAATTGGAGCAATCGTTTTTTTCCTTACCAGAACGGTTGTAAAAAACTGGGAACAGGTTAAGGATTTTCAATGGAATTTTAATCCCTGGTTTTTGATTCTTTCCTTTGTTGCTTTGGGCGTAACGCTTTTCTATATGATTGTTTTATGGCGAGGGCTGCTTATTAAGCTAGGGGGGAGTGTCGGGCTCCCGTCGGCCATAAGGATTTTCGCAATCTCGTCCATGGGCAGATACCTGCCCGGTAAAGTCTGGCAGATAGCCGGAATGGTATATCTTGGACAAAAAGAGGGCGTGCGTGCTGAGACGGGCGTTTGGGCTGCAGTGCTCGCGCAGATATTGGCCGTGCTTGCAGGGATATTATTCTTTTCCGTATCCCTGATTGTCGAACCGCAAAGAATTCTTTTACCTTTCATGAAAAGCCTGGGCGTCAATAACTTCTCGCCGTACTGGCTTCTTCTGCCCGTATTGCTCGTTCTGGTACTGATCCACCCGAGGATTCTGAAAGGTTTCACAAACTGGCTCTTGAGAATCCTTAAACGAGAACCTCTCGAGTTCAATCTTTCATACATCAGATTGCTTTCTTTTTTCCTTTTATATGTGCTGAGCTGGTTTTTTTACGGAATCACTTTTTATCTGTTCGTTTCATCCATACACCCTGTACCTTTAACCGACTGGTTCGTAATATCGGGTTCTTTCGCAGCTGCATATATAGTAGGGCTTCTGGCGCTCTTCGTCCCCGGAGGCCTGGGTGTCAGAGAAGGAATTCTTGCCTTGTTTCTTGCCGGATTGGTCGGGTCAGGGGTAGCCGTTGCTATTTCTTTCGGCCAGAGGCTGTGGTTCACGATTATTGAGTTGACTTTAGTGTTAATTGCCGTTATCTTTATGCGGAGGAAAAATGTCAAAGAAGAAACCGACGAAAAAAAATGAACCGAAACAAATCCAAGAGAAAGCAACAGTTACTGCCCCGGAGTACAAAATAGGCTGGGGCTGGCTTCTTTTAGGTCTCAGCATACTCGTGTTCCTTTTATTCGCAAACACTCTTGCCAGAGGTCACTTGATCCAGGGTTCAGACCAGCTGCTGGCAGGATACATGTTCAAATCTTTCGCTCAGGATGCAATTCGGACAACAGGTCAGATGCCGCTTTGGAATCCATACATCTTTGCTGGCCTGCCCTACATAGATGCCCTTCACGGCGATGCTTTGTATATTACGGCTTTCTTAAGGCTCGTCTTTCCAGTAGGAACGGTGATGTCGCTCGTTTTCATTATTCAAATCATTGTTGCAGGAATCTTCACTTACGGTTTCCTTAGAACATTGAAGACAAGCCAAGCTGTCGCCTTAATCGGCGCTATTGCATACATGTTCACGGGTGTGATGGTCACCCACGTTGTGTCCGGGCACGACGGAAAAATCATCGTTTCATCCCTTCTGCCCGCCGGGTTGTTCTTGATACAGAAAGCATTCGATCCCGAAACAAGGCGGCAGCTCATGTGGTTTTCGCTCCTCGGACTCGTGATAGGTCTTGCACTGCTCTCTCCTCACGTTCAGATGACCTACTACATGCTGATGATGATGGCCTTCTACATCATATTCAAGCTCCTTGCTCTCGGCATCAAGGAGAAGCGCTGGGGATTCGGTGCAAAAAGCCTCGGCCTTTCCTTCGGCTCCCTTGCATTAGGCTTTGCCATATCGGCGATTCAGTTCCTGCCTTCTATAGCCTATCTTGCATTCTCGCCAAGAGGCGAAGGCGGAAGGGGGTGGGAATGGAACACTTCCTGGTCAATGCCGAGGCTTGAGGTCTTCGATCTCTTTAATGCAAGGTTCTCGGGAATACTCGAGAACTACTGGGGTCCTAACGCATTCAAGCAGCACTCGGAGTACTTCGGGATTATAATAATGGCTCTGGCGATTGTCGGAATCATCTTAGCCTGGAAGCGCAAGGAGACCAAGTTCTTTATGGGGTTTTCACTTTTCGGATTGCTGATGTCGCTCGGAGGCAATACCTTCTTTTACAGAATCCCATACGAGATTTTTCCGCTTCTCAAAAGCTTCAGGGCGCCTGCGATGATATTCTTCACGGTTGCTTTTTCCTCCGTAGTGTTAGCTGCCATGGCACTTGAGGAAATCATTAATGCTCCACCCAAACCCCAGAAGGAAAGACGGAAAAAGCCTGATATAGCCCTACTCGTATTTTCGATCATAGGTGGACTGATGGCTATACTGGCGATATGGTCTTCCGCGGACCCCTCAGGATTCGGCAATTTCGTCTCGGGACTGGCACGGGGGGAGCTTATGCAGACCAACGGACCTGAAAGAGCTCAAGCCCTGCTTTCAAGGATGCAGGCAAACATACGGAACGCCTCCAATGGCTTCTGGTTAAGCTTTCTCTTCCTCGCCGGGGGTTTGTTGGTGATTCTTCTCTGGCGGCGTTTCAAAAAACTTACTTTGATTTGGGGTCTTGCGCTTGCAGGCTTAGTGTTTGTCGATCTGTGGCTTGTAGACCGTCACTTTGTAGATATTGTTAGGGACCGGAACGGCAATCCCATATCGGCAGAGGAGCTTTATGCACCAGATGAAGTTGTCAACTATCTTAAGGCTGACAACGGGATTTATAGGGTTTTCCCGCTTCAGTATATGGGCAACGACCTCTACCGCAGGGACGACTATCTTATGCTGCACGGAATCCAGTCCGTAGGCGGCTATCACGGCAATCAGCTGGAGCGCTACCAGGAGTTTATCGGCGCCCCGCACACCATCATGTTCCGCGACGCTTCAAATCTTCGCTATCCCGCTTTTCTTTCATTGCTGGACGTCAAGTACTTGATATCGTTAAGACTGCCTGAGATGGCTGACATAGACCGATATGCAGCCCAGGATCAGGCCATGATACGGGCGTTGTACTCCGAGCTCGGAACTTGGATAGACACTACTCAGAGTACTTTCAAACCTGTATACCTGGGTCAGAACTACGCGATATACAGGAACTCAGCCCCAGTATCACGTGCGTGGCTTGCCTCGAATATCGAGGTAATTAAGGACGATAAGGCGATTCTATCAAGAATCGCGCAAAAGGATTTCGACCCACACAGGGACGTTATTCTTGAAGAAAAACCCGGCGATTGGTTGAATTCCGCAGATACATCTTCGCCCGGCTACGTTAGCATAACGAGATACGAACCTAATGTTATTGAGTTGAAAACGGACGTAAAGCGGTCTTGCGTGCTTGTATTATCGGAAAACTGGTACCCGTGGTATCGCGCATGGGTTGACGACAAGGAACAAAAGGTCTACCGCGCGGACTATACTTTGAGAGCGGTGGTTCTTAAGCCGGGCATGCATAGGATTGAGTTTCGCTTCAAGTCGCCGTATGTGACTGCAGGCGTCTGGATTACCTTTATATCCCTCGGCCTGGTCGGGCTGGCCGTGGCGCTCTCTCTAGTATCGATTAAGCGCAAGGACAAGAAAACAACCGGCTAAGTCGCTAGGTATTGTTCTATTGACACAAAAGCCCCCACTGTGAGGGGGCTTTTGTATATCATATGTACATTGAATTTTTTTATTTGACATTCATCCAGAAGAAGGGCTTGACTCCGGTGGATTTGTTTACAAGAGGGCCGAAGACGGGCTTGTCGGTTGAGACGGTAACTACATAACCCTTGAGAAAAGCTGAAGGTGCAGTGGAGAGATTGATTGAACCCTCGGTGTCGTTTTCGGTTATCGAGAGGCTCTTTTCTTCAATCGGGGTCGCCATCTTGAGGAAGACTTCGGGATCAGGGTCAAAAAGATCAAGTCCCTCGGCATCGTATAGCGCTATCTTGTAGTCGAGATAGTCCTTGCCGTCGTAGGTCAATTTCTTGAAGGTTACGGTGATTGCATTTCCTGTGAGGGTGTCTGAGGGAGCAGTTATTTCGAGAACCGGTAACGTCTTTACTTCGACCGTATCGTAAGATTTTAGCCCTGACTCGTCGAGGAGCCACATGTAATAAGTGTATGCCTTTTCAGCCTCGAGCGTATCCAAGTCATTGTAGATTGTACCTGCCAAAACGATATTGGCAGTATCGCGTCTTGTGGAACCTGAGCGTCCGAAAACGACCTTGGTTGCCGTTATGCCTGTTCCCGTAAATACGTATTCGATATCGACCATCGCGAACTCTTTTGAAGCGCCTATCGCCTGAATTGAATTGATCCTTGACGCCGCATGGTACACGCCCTGCTTCAGCTGGTTGATTATTTCGCAGCCCGAAACGAGAAACATTCCTGCAAGAAGCAGAACTAAAAATACAGTTCTTTTGTTCATTACTCCTCCTTCGTTGATTACTCGACTACATCCTAATCGCGGAAATGGATATGTCAAGAGTCTCCGTGTTGATTCAGAGACGATAACGGATACGGCTCGTAGTTCCTCGTCCGTTTCTTTAATTTCTTTAGAATTCGGGTATAGATAACTGCGGAATCCCAAGAACTCATCGGTACATTTGAATGAAAATCTCAGGGATAAGACCCTGTATCCAAGAAAGTTCTAAAACACCTCCATGAACTTTGCCTCCACGAAGGATATTATGAGATCTGCTGATATAGGGATTTCTTTGTTTTTTGCAGATCCTTCACGATTGCTGTTGACAAGGCTTCCATCTAGACTAACGTTTTTTATGATGATGGCACCCCGACGGAAGTCGGGGTGCTTCTTATTTGACAGTTCAGCCATTACAAATAGAATCCAATCTCCATGAGTGAATCGTTGACCAAGCAATACATTTTCAGGCGTTTTGTCGAATCGCCTCCTTTCTTGCGTTTTCTGAACCAGGAAGAAAATCCTTCGGTGGTTGCAGGATTATACGGGGCAACGAAAGCGTTTTTTCTCAAAGCGTTGGTTGATACCGGCAGGGAAGTGCTTTATGCAGCAAAGAATAACGAAGAAGTCGAAAGGCTGTTATTCGATCTGGATGACCTGGAAAAATCGGAGACCTTAGCTTTAAGGAGGGCCGAGGATTTGAATTCACTGCGAGCAAATGATGAGCTGCCCGGATTGATTCTCTGCCCTGAAGAACTGTTACAGAGAAGGATTGGCGAGGCGAAGGAAAGGCCAGCCTTGTACTTCGAGGTCTCCGGCGAGATTGAGCTTGACCGTGCCATCGAGTGGCTTTCAGCCAACGGCTTCGAAAGAAGCGACCTCGTGACCGAGCCTGCGGAGTTTGCACAGAGGGGAGGAATACTTGACGTCTTCTCCCCTCTGTGGGATGAGCCTTCGAGGGTCGAATTCGAGGGTGAACGCGTTATCTCCATCAGAAGTTTTGACCCTCTCACTCAGCGCTCTAAGGAGAGCGCCACC is a window of bacterium DNA encoding:
- a CDS encoding glycosyltransferase family 4 protein — protein: MRVLFLTHNYPRFKGDQAGTFIEELALALPDDCKVLVLCPHAKGLRIKEKRGKVTIYRFRYAAERKETLAYEGKMLASLRQGIKGIIELFIFTFSFVKSIRKLIVSENIDIIHAHWLMPAGIAARLALSSWHIPLLLSVHGTDVMLLKNLIFGRALSRWVLSRIRLLMPVSRFLGDTLEKISGVKKQKELLPMPASKNFLARPKRRLAKRIVAIGNLVKQKRFDVLIDALGVLAEVGIKLDLAIVGDGPERKSLEDLCLEKNINTIFVGRQPHHKIPEILKDAGILVLPSVDEGFGLALVEGQLAGLAVIGADAGGQRDIIEDGKTGILVKPDDVHSLAKAIADLLSDERKTLKMAALGQANAKRFLAGYAATRLSDIYKRVLS
- a CDS encoding YfhO family protein; the encoded protein is MSKKKPTKKNEPKQIQEKATVTAPEYKIGWGWLLLGLSILVFLLFANTLARGHLIQGSDQLLAGYMFKSFAQDAIRTTGQMPLWNPYIFAGLPYIDALHGDALYITAFLRLVFPVGTVMSLVFIIQIIVAGIFTYGFLRTLKTSQAVALIGAIAYMFTGVMVTHVVSGHDGKIIVSSLLPAGLFLIQKAFDPETRRQLMWFSLLGLVIGLALLSPHVQMTYYMLMMMAFYIIFKLLALGIKEKRWGFGAKSLGLSFGSLALGFAISAIQFLPSIAYLAFSPRGEGGRGWEWNTSWSMPRLEVFDLFNARFSGILENYWGPNAFKQHSEYFGIIIMALAIVGIILAWKRKETKFFMGFSLFGLLMSLGGNTFFYRIPYEIFPLLKSFRAPAMIFFTVAFSSVVLAAMALEEIINAPPKPQKERRKKPDIALLVFSIIGGLMAILAIWSSADPSGFGNFVSGLARGELMQTNGPERAQALLSRMQANIRNASNGFWLSFLFLAGGLLVILLWRRFKKLTLIWGLALAGLVFVDLWLVDRHFVDIVRDRNGNPISAEELYAPDEVVNYLKADNGIYRVFPLQYMGNDLYRRDDYLMLHGIQSVGGYHGNQLERYQEFIGAPHTIMFRDASNLRYPAFLSLLDVKYLISLRLPEMADIDRYAAQDQAMIRALYSELGTWIDTTQSTFKPVYLGQNYAIYRNSAPVSRAWLASNIEVIKDDKAILSRIAQKDFDPHRDVILEEKPGDWLNSADTSSPGYVSITRYEPNVIELKTDVKRSCVLVLSENWYPWYRAWVDDKEQKVYRADYTLRAVVLKPGMHRIEFRFKSPYVTAGVWITFISLGLVGLAVALSLVSIKRKDKKTTG
- a CDS encoding flippase-like domain-containing protein codes for the protein MKPDKKPQPKTKTWKKVLRWTIQIAIIGAIVFFLTRTVVKNWEQVKDFQWNFNPWFLILSFVALGVTLFYMIVLWRGLLIKLGGSVGLPSAIRIFAISSMGRYLPGKVWQIAGMVYLGQKEGVRAETGVWAAVLAQILAVLAGILFFSVSLIVEPQRILLPFMKSLGVNNFSPYWLLLPVLLVLVLIHPRILKGFTNWLLRILKREPLEFNLSYIRLLSFFLLYVLSWFFYGITFYLFVSSIHPVPLTDWFVISGSFAAAYIVGLLALFVPGGLGVREGILALFLAGLVGSGVAVAISFGQRLWFTIIELTLVLIAVIFMRRKNVKEETDEKK